GATATcaaaagacatgaaaatgaaaagaggaaaagaaaactttgtCACAAAGTCACTGAGGAGGACGTTGCATGTTAAAACTAAATGTTATTGTTCTCTTTGGACCCGTCTCCATCATGTGACAAGATGTTcatgtctccacacacacagtcagtggtGTTTCACTGGACCTCAGGATGTCGACTTCACCTGTTAGATCCAATTCAGTCACAAaagattcaattcagtttatatGGCGccaatgaaacaacaaaagttatctcatgacactttccaatcagagcaggtcgtGACCAAACtctgtacagagtagtaacagaattaaaatagattatgactaaacagtagtaatcgcagtaggtttcaagcaggaccacggcaggaggtccaaccacgatccatgagaacctgagagacaagaaagcacaaagactccagggaagaagctgagttagtgatatgcattaatgggacatgaatgtgtgcagaaggagagggagaggaagaaagagctcagtgcatcatgggagatcccaggcagtctaagcctatagcagcataactaggggtcggactaggccagccctaactataagctttatcaaagaggaaagtttttagtctactcttaaatatagagaaggtgtccgcctcccggaccgaaaccggaagatggttccatagtagaggagcttgataactaaaggctctggttcccaatctacttttgaggactctaggaaccacaagtagtcctgcattttgggaacataaggttctggtgggataatagggaactatcaactccTTAAGacaggatggtgcctgaccgttcagggctttataagtgaggaggagaattttaaaatctatcctgaattttacaggtagccaatgtagagaagccagaacaggagaaatatggtctctcatgctggttcttgtcagtagtcgtgctgcagcgttctggattagctggagagtctttatggatttattggggcagcctgatagaagggagttacagtaatccagtctagaggtaatgaatgcatggactaatttttctgcatctttctgactcaggatgtgcctaatctttgcgatattgcggaggtgaaagaatgcagtctttgaaatattcaatatgtgTGGGTTcaaggacatgtcctggtcaaagataactcctagattccttacagtggagcttgaggccacggctaagccatctatcaatgcaatatcactgcataatttgtttctaaggtgttcggggcccagaacaataacttcagttttgtctgaatttagaagtaggaaattgcaggtcatccaggtttttatgtctttaagacatgcctgaagcttgactagctgatttgtttcatctggtttcattgataagtacaattgtgtgtcatctgcataacaatgaaaatgtatggtgtgtttcctaataatatcaccaatggggagcatatacaggctgaataatattggcccaaggacagaaccttggggaactccatgactaacttttgagagtgtggacgatgtatcattaacatgaacaaattgaaatcgatctgattaataagactgaaaccagctcaatgcagttcctttgatgccaattaggtgttccaatctgtgcagtaatatagagtggtcaatggtgtcaaatgcagcactaaggtctaacagcacaaggacagagataaatcccttatctgatgccaggaggaggtcatttgtgactttgaccaatgctgtttctgtgttatgatgagctctaaagccagattgaaaagtttcaaataagttattattttgaagaaagttatataactgattggcgactgttctttcaaggatcttggaaagaaatggagggttagatattggtctgtagttgcttaaaacctctggatcaagtgtgtgttttttaaggagaggtttgactacagctattttaaaggactggggtacatagcctgttatcagggacagattgatcatgtctaatagacaggtgctgATAGCtgagaaacctgggattatgcttgttatcctcaattaattttgagtaacaggctgctctggcagtctgtagggccttcctatatgatctCAGACTGTCTTGGCAGATTGAAtgagattcaataagtttggaggaacagcatttcctctcaagtttttgcgcattttgctttaatttgcgaacctctgtattataccagagtgcaagtctcttttgtttaatgcttttcttttttagcggagcaacagagtctattGTTGTCtttaatgagcttgcagcactgtccaccaaatggtcaatttgagaggattgttgtaatgttcactggtatggggacatgatactgaagttaatgacaatagatACTAATACTACTaatcagaaagaaagcaaaacaacagcaaaaacaaaagttgtctGGTAGAGTTTCTACATTTTATCTGGatacagagaaattaaaaattacagtAAAAGCTAAAATAACAACTACATTCATTTTGCACACCGTACCGTACTTCAAGGCATTCTTCTTTTACCTGCATTTGACATGTATTTGCACTGTTCTGTGTACCGTGTGGTTCTTTTGATTACTCCTAGCAGTGTGGAGTGCTACATGTTCATCCACCACGCCGACCGACACGCCTCCTGACATCAAGGACGTACTCTGTCCTGCATTGGCACTCATGGCTCGgtggttgggaaccactgagGGCGGATTACTAGAATCCTGCTGAGGTACTGGTTACTGCGTCTGAAAGCAGAACTGTTCATACTTCACACACCAACATACtgaatatttacatacatatgaGGTCACATGACCCTGTGAAAACGTGATCTCTGTCCCTCAGGGTAACACGATTTGTGCAGTCCAGCAGAGCCTCAGCTGACCTCCGTTAGCTCGTCGCCGCCTCTCAGTAAAACCCTTCAAACAGGAATGTTCACAGTCAACAGGTACAGGAGCGAAACCCGTGCTGGCCTCGGGGGTGGCGCTGAACGCCGCCGGCTGTGGAAACCAGGACACTTATCAAGGTTAGCTATTCATCTCCTTGTCTCCTTTTGTGCCTCGGTCTTGTTCCCTTGGCTcagttttcctttgtgtcttcagctgttttgatttttcagaaGAAAAGCTGGAGGGATAAAGGAGGCGTCTCTGGTTCCAGCGCGATCCAGTGCGACTCTGCGATGAGGCTTCAGGAAGCACCGAGGGGGGGCACGGCCTTCCCAAGCATGCCGAGACCCGGAGCTggcctgctgcctgctgctttgTGTACGAtccagcttcctgtttgttccCTTCTCTTCCCAtcaactgttttgttgttgtgccaATAATTTATGATGaacttgaaaatgaagaaataatcTGCTCTAGATAAATTCAGTTTGATCAAAGAAAACTAAATTTCAGGCCAAAGTGCCATTTGAACTTTAAACAGTTTCTCACTTTTTTATGCCTGTGACTTTATTTTAGGTCCAAATATCTTCATCAGCCCAACaattaaagtctgtgttttattttaagcagCATGAAGATAACTTCACATCAGGGCTTTCTCAAGTGGAAAGCAAAGGTCACAAGAttttagaaaacagtgaaaaatgtccagGAAGGTTTTGTCCGTCTCAAATTGTTTTATCAAGCCGTCAGCTCAGAGGCAAACGATCCGAATCGAGTcaacatgaaacagagaaaagcaggaaatgtgagAGGCTGGAACAGGAAAATGATCAATAAACAATCAATAGATCAAACAGATTTACTTtgttcaaacataaagatataaatgaCAGAATAAGTTTTAACCACTGGACCAAACTCAAATGTCGAGCTTTACTTCCTGGATGTAGTGACTTCTTTGGCTTTTAGTCCACTTTTAGTTCCTCAGCAGTTAAACTGTTGGTGTCTGCAGCGAGTCTTCTGCAGAAGATCTGTTTACTCATGTTTGTAATTAGAGTTATTAATATCACGTATCCAGATAATCCCAGGTGGTGTTGTTACAGAATTAAGTCTTTGTCCTCTGCTGTTAAAcgtgttaaaaaataaaagtaggcTGCTCATTGTGAAGAGCTTTCACAGTGTTGGATTACTTGTTGTTGAGCAGCTTGTTGTGCCAACTGAGCTCACGGAACACATGATCTGATTGATACActgcaaaagaaataaaatcccTCCCTGACCAAGTCCCTCTCGTCCATTAAGGACAAGACAAACCAGTATTTTGTTGGACGTGAGAACAAGGCAGGTTAGACACGATAATGCAgagaaaagacatttgtttttgtgacgTTATGattctgtttcagttcattttagaCACGCTTCACACTTTATTCCACAGTCCTGAGTGTAGTCCCTGCAGTACATTTGTGCCTTCATATGTGCcacatgaatgaaatgaaaagtactgaaaatgaaagagaaacagggaaCACTGACAGAAGATTTACATCTCATTAATCTGAAAAATTTGTAGGTTTCTAGATGAAAATTTCTATCTATCTTATACACATAAAATGATGCTCCAAAGCTAACGTGGACATGTTTGATATATAACACACATGGCCAAAGAAATTCCTCTTTTTGAAGACTTATGTGTGTAAAGTCATCTGTAGCCTTGCTGCAAAAGCTTAGACTTTTCAACTGAAGGTGCTCAAATCTGTACCAGCCAGAATATTCCAGAGTTCAGCGAGGGCTGATGAATAAAGAAGTGGGAATGAGATGttgatgagagaaaagagagggtgGAGAGCGATGGATAGATAAACAGTGAGACGtctcttctttctgctctcaATGCATTTTGGCTGTTTCATGATGAAGGAGGTCACGTCGCAGGCAGAAGGCCCAGTTCTCCTCCAGCAGGACAATGAAGACGCTCTTCCCCTCCCCCCCTCATCCTCAGCCTTTGTctgaggcagcagcaggtgagaTGGAGCCTGAAAGAAGTTTTGTTTGGGGCGAGGTTTATAAATGGATCAAAGCCTCCTCGTTCTTGACCGTCTGCGGATTCTTCTCCAGATGAAGCTGCACAACTCCGTCGGAGCGGTGAGTCTTTCCCAACGCGCCTCACAGGATTTAATCTATGAAGTCTGGGATGAGGTCTGTTCAGACTGGCTGGAATATAAACTACTTTTGTTATTGAAATCCatgtttgaatatttgtttGAGCACTTTCTGCAAAAAATCAGTGaaaggacagaaatgaaattcagcaaaactgttttaaaaagtttctCATGAAATTTTTGAGacaaaattctttttcttttactaccATAATctcagtccttttttttcttagtctTGGGTTTATTGACAACCAGATGagtcagtatttatttaatagATCAGTGGATCACATGCTGGCTGTACATTTGTGCCTACAGAGTTTTTAATGTGCCTTTAAAATCCTTCTAATGTGTTTCAGTCAGCACAAAAATGTGAAGCCTGAGGGAAATTTTCCCTTCGTAATCATCtcaccttcttcctctcccatcgttcctcctcttcctccagatGTTGTTGAGGCTGCTCGGACTCCtcgtcctctcctccctctgctcagCCGTTATGCGACGATACACCACCATGGAGTCCAGCCAAGAGGACGGCTCCACTTCGGACCCCAACACGTACTGGTCCACCTCAGACAATGGGGAGACATCACCTGTCGACCACAACGGCTCCCCTCTGGTGTCCCCCCCAGGAAATAGAGACAACATGACTGACGGCTCCAACATCCTCAAGCTGCGGATGCTCGGGGCCACCGACCCGGCAATGCCCCCCATTCCTGATACGACAATCTGTGACATGTTGTTGAACGCAGCGGTACCACCACCTATTGATCAGATTCCTATTTTCTGCCTGTGTTCACACTGTAAAGGGACTGCAGGGCCCAAAGGAGACCGTGGAGACCGGGGCCCCCCAGGTATGTGAGGTCACTTTAACCACCTTTGAATTCTCTTTTCAAATTTTACACAATCTGTCTTTCAAGAAGGGAAATCttacaaaatgattttcttttcttatcaaAAATACGTAATCCATCCAAGTCATAGACATTAAACTTGTTTCAAGGTGGTTGGGCttgactttaatttattttatttgtcaaactCAGGCAAGAAATAAGCGTGAAGAATCTGGTCAGTTTTAAAACCATCCAGGTCAAATACATTGTGAAGTTTTTATGAAAACATTATGACAGAGGAAAATGTCAGTTGAAACAGTCTGATTCAATAATTAGACAAGTGCAAGAAGTGCGGATTCATTCAGACATGTAAcataatttccaaaatgttcaaaagccACAAAAGGCTCAAAACACAAGAATCAAGAGAAAAATTTTGGTAAACCCAAAAGATTCTACTGAATGAcattcatgaaaacagaaatgcagttaagatcattttatttcacttaaaCTATGTTTTGTTTggggggttttgtttttttggtaatttttgctgataatgttgttgttgtcggaGGGTAATCAAAGAAGgtcatgaccaaaaaaaaaacaaaaacaactttgagAACCAATAAGGCTTCCATGATTATTCGCAATTAATCAGTCTGtaaaaaagtcagaaaattgTGAAGACTGCACAGGTTTCCAGAGCACAAAATGACGTCTTCAAGTTGTtccttttgtccaaccagcagtccatCTTGTTGTCTGTCCATCCACAGAAACTGTGGACTGTGACAGACACGTGACAAAAGAGGAAACCAGGGTGCATAAAAACTGACCTGACTGTAACCTTTGTTCAGGAGAACCTGGGAGTCCTGGGAGAAGAGGAATGACGGGGTTCAAAGGCCGTCCAGGATTCACAGGCCCTCAGGGCATCAAAGGTGAGTCTCTGTCGCCGCACTGCAGTTTCGACCTGTTTACCCACAGGGCAGCTGGGACTCCGGTGTCAGTGCAGAGCACACGTGGGTCAATCAGGTCCAGTCTGGCTCTCACCTTTCTCACAGTAGATCCATACCTTCAAAACAGGCTGAAGGACTTCGCCTTGGAATCGTTGCttaatacattttgtgtgtctcaACGCAAGTCACCTCATCCTGCTTTTCGCTGTGCTTCTGTTATTGTCTGTTGCAGGTCAGAAGGGAGACCTGGGAGAGAAAGGGCAGGCTGGAGCTCTCGGTTTCCCCGGGATGAAGGGCGAGCGAGGCTTCAAAGGTCTGCTGAGATCTCTCTGTCAAGGGTCACTTAGTGTTAGACATCATGACATCACCAACATTTTCATGACTGGATTATCATAAGGGTTAAAGTTTGGTTGGATTTAGGCACAGAAATGACAGTAAGAACAACGATCTCCCCTGTCAAAGTGGGACATTTTGTcgttccatccatccactcagGCCTCCTGCAAActttgtggctctgtaaaacCATCACACTATGTCCTCCTTGGTTCCTTACCATTGACTACATATAGAGATGGACGGCATGACAGTTTCTCATAAATGTTTGTATGTGGgaccaaaccaaaaacaaatttggtagtttctgtcattttaggtagttttAGGCAGATTTACCCTTTTCCTGGTTTGTGACAGTCCAGTCAAAACCATTTGATAAGGCCCCCAGCTCCATTCATATTAACGCAATGCCTCTCTGTTATTggtttttaaagaatttcccttcggggataaataaaggaattctgattctgatacactgacaaagtcaaaagaaaatCATGAGGTTAAAATATGTGGGTGCTTCATATGTTAATGTTTATATCACAATGTGATGCAAATATTGACATGTGTTGcaggagaaaaaggagacagaggactACTAGGCCCCCCAGGAGCACAGGGCCCTCAGGGGGAAACCGGCACATGCCCTGCTTCCTGTGACAGTGTCCAGGGTCCACCGGGTCCTCAAGGAACCCCTGGAGCAGCGGGAGCTCGGGGCCTGCCTGGGGTCCAGGGACCTATGGGACCCAAAGGTTTTAAGGGCGATAAGGGTGACCTGGGTAGACCCGGCATGCCTGGGCTGAACGGCCAGAAGGGTGATCAAGGTGAACAGGGGGTGTGTGAGTGCACAGATGGAGCGGACGGCAGTGATGGGAAGCCAGGAGAAAAGGGGGCTAAAGGGGACAAAGGGGACACTGGTGCCCAGGGTGTACTGGGCCCCATGGGGCTACAAGGGAACAAGGGGGATATGGGTGTTAATGGGCCACCTGGGCCCTGCTCCCCGGCCATCCAATCGGCATTCTCCGCATGTATTAACCAGTCCTTTCCAGTTCAAAATTTACCAGTTCCTTTCCCACATGTCCTTACCAACCAGCAGGGTCATTTCAACCCGGTCCGGGGCATCTACACAGCCCCCGTCAATGGAACTTATGTCTTCAGCTTCCACCTGGCGGTCGCCGACAAGTCTCTTAAGGTCGGCCTGTTCCACAACTTCTACCCTGTAGTTAGAACAACAGAAGGAACTGACCAGTCCACCACCAGCCAGACTGTTGTCCTCCACCTGAGCATGGGAGACCGGCTGTGGCTGCAAGTGAAGGACAGCACCACCAATGGCATGTACACCGACAGCGAGAGCAGCAGCACGTTCTCTGGGTATCTTCTGCACCCCGACTCCTGCGAATTACCTGCAGGACGACAGTTCTGGCACATGTTGCCAACAGATGATACGGCCGTTTATAACTGGGATGgtcccaccaccaccaccaccacccctacCACCACTACACCTTCACCTTAGCAGGTTCCGGTCAGCCAGCTGCAGTTGTCATAGACGAAAACAGCCACTAACTCACAATCAAACACTTAGTGTATTTATAACTGCAAGTTTTAAAGGAGGGATATTCTAGAAAAGCAGAATTTTTGAGACAAAGATTTCTGTCAGAGAAGTTGCTGTGGCACTTTACAGGTCATGTAGCTGGTACTCCTCGCTGTCCATATCTAATGAAATAGAATATTTTCAACAAATCAATCAGAACTGCACCTAAATGTGATGTCACACAGGAATCGAGCGATGATATTCTGTATTCGTCCCCTCCCATTCACGGACAGAACCCGGGTCACATGTTAAGAGGTGGGTCTCGCAGAACTGATAGCCAATAGGAGTGTTGTTgttacactgaaaaaaacaaaacgaaaacaACTGTTGAACTGTTGGATGAATTACGATGACATTTAGctcagacattcatgttctccTCAGGAATTCTGATTACTTgggtgatcctctgacttttcatttgtcgccatcatcaggtcagaatTTTTTactaattttgtgtgtgtgtgtgtgtgtgtttttattggaaATCAAATTCTATAAACCTAACAACAACTTTTGTTGTTGAAATTAAGCAGGCAGGGAAATACCCCCCcttaaatgtggagaaaaaTTTGCTCAttgaaacatgaaaatgctTGTAGGCTCATGTGCCAGCTCCACAAATAATTCTGATTATGCACTTAATAAACGGTTAGATCACCGAGCAGGCTGCGCACTTTAAATTGTTCTTACTGCAGCTTAGTTTTAgagcttttattgttttgctttttttagaTGTTGATGATTGATGAAGTTTGatatttgagaaaaaaaaaagtctattcTGTTAAACTGCAAGCGTGCAAGAGTTCTCCACcagtgtcattttatttcagacaaaagcactttctctttctttttggaGGTGATTCTTTAGaaatttgagttttgtttttgtgatggtGGCGGTGGAAAGAGGCAGGGGATCGGCGCCGCTGCAGACATCACTCAGCCTTGATGTCATGTGCATGTGCTGCCAGGTGTGGTCGCCCCCAGAAGATCAGTGGTCCTCGcatcaaaaacagattttgtggAATCTCTCTTGACTATTTTGGAAGAAAGTTTTCATCCCAGATGACCTGATCTGAGGTCCGGTGCAGACGCTGACCCAAGAGGCCTGAGGGTGGTTAACTGCAGCTGGTTTTCACCCTAAATTGGTTCTGTCCTAATCTGACCACCACATCTGCCTCACTGTGCCAGAAAAGACCCAACTGTGCCGACGCTTTTAAATACCGTGAATAATGCTCATGTTATAGAACCACATTTCCTCTAAAACCCTtacaaatacaacacagaaTAAGAGCAGGTTTGTTCccttatttttgattttaatgcaAGCAGGTAGACAGAAACACATCGAGTGCTTGTACATCATCAAAGCAGTTTTGATTCAAATTTGTACTTTCTTCAAACACAGTGCTGATTTCTAAAATTGTATTTCTTGATAAAAAGTGTCCACTAATCAGCACCGTGCACTACAGTGAAACCAGAATGAATTTGTGGAGGTTCGATTAATTGAGGAAGTTTAAATGTTGAAGGAGCAGGCGAGCTGGTAGGAAAGTACGATGTGAAGGAAACGAGATGAAGAAACGAAGGAAGGCTCGAGATGAGGCGATGAGGCAATGAGGCGATGAGGCAATGAGGCGATGAGGTGTGTCCAGGTGGCGGCTGTTTACAGAGCTCTGAGTgtgatgtgttaatgtgttgtTAATGAGGTTTGGcgaagtaaaaaatataaaatctctAATATGAATATAATCATCTTGAGAGTCATTTGGTATAAATTTCAGTACAAAAATCTTGTTTTGAAAGAGGCTGCACAGAGATCAAGAggaattatttatatttttttaaattttatgaaaAGTTAGTCTTGAAGTGACATTTGATTAGGCACATCTctaaaacatacaaacaaccTGAACTTGTTTGATAACTAATCATTAATAAAACTTCTGGACAAGTGATTGAACAGTACAGATGGTGATCGGTCTCGTGTCtcactctgctgtgtctgtgcattcaaattaaaaattatcTTCTGAGACGTGAGCTTCACTGTTTTGTATTCTGGGACTCCTTTTACCGCtgcaatattttattattttcttaatgaCAACAACGCATGTTTGGAAGGTCTGTGGATTACCCGGACTAACCAGGTCTTGATTTATGGAAAGACACCTTTACACCTGAGAGCCACAGGCAGGAAGTGAGAAGGTTTTGAGGGACTATTGGTTGACCACGACAGCAATATAAATAGTTTTATGTAACAAAGAAATGTTAATACATCAGATGAAAAAATTTTGACCCTCAATGTGCAGCCTGACAAGCAGCCTTGCACCAAGAAAGAGCAGCTAAGAGTGGATCAATCAGCTTTTATTGTGACAGAGTTCAAACTGAATAGTCCCTTAAAAGTCAAATAAGGTTTAGCCTTCTACATACTGTTGCTACAGTAAAagtcatcagcagcagcaagcgACACAACAGATGAgtctgaaagcaaacaaaactagaCCTTCACAGTATTCAAATCAAACTGACTAAAACACCTTTGCATTCATCACGCAGTCCACATGTTCTCTGACTGTAGAAAATGAACAGCTGAGTAATGATATCACTCAGCTGttttactgaaagaaaaaaaaactcttacaAACTGCTTTACGAGGAATCTTCACTTATTCTACTGAAGGACCATGTGAGTGATTTTACATGTGAACAGGAAGAAGTCGTCGGTGAAAAAGATTTTTGCCTCACTCTTCAATGCTGTGCTTCACCTTACGCTCACACCCCCACACTGCAGTATGCGGGTTGATGGTGCTGCGTGGGGGATTCAGGggcacaaaaactgaaaaagttttcagtttcatttatgagatgtactgcagccagccaccagggggcgatcaggtgttttggcttcacttttggggagctctcatgtcgttcctttttatatacagtcagtg
This portion of the Scatophagus argus isolate fScaArg1 chromosome 13, fScaArg1.pri, whole genome shotgun sequence genome encodes:
- the LOC124069996 gene encoding inner ear-specific collagen-like, with the protein product MDQSLLVLDRLRILLQMKLHNSVGAMLLRLLGLLVLSSLCSAVMRRYTTMESSQEDGSTSDPNTYWSTSDNGETSPVDHNGSPLVSPPGNRDNMTDGSNILKLRMLGATDPAMPPIPDTTICDMLLNAAVPPPIDQIPIFCLCSHCKGTAGPKGDRGDRGPPGEPGSPGRRGMTGFKGRPGFTGPQGIKGQKGDLGEKGQAGALGFPGMKGERGFKGEKGDRGLLGPPGAQGPQGETGTCPASCDSVQGPPGPQGTPGAAGARGLPGVQGPMGPKGFKGDKGDLGRPGMPGLNGQKGDQGEQGVCECTDGADGSDGKPGEKGAKGDKGDTGAQGVLGPMGLQGNKGDMGVNGPPGPCSPAIQSAFSACINQSFPVQNLPVPFPHVLTNQQGHFNPVRGIYTAPVNGTYVFSFHLAVADKSLKVGLFHNFYPVVRTTEGTDQSTTSQTVVLHLSMGDRLWLQVKDSTTNGMYTDSESSSTFSGYLLHPDSCELPAGRQFWHMLPTDDTAVYNWDGPTTTTTTPTTTTPSP